Proteins encoded together in one Streptomyces sp. NBC_01216 window:
- a CDS encoding pyridoxal phosphate-dependent decarboxylase family protein, whose protein sequence is MRSHLLNDATAESYRRSVTEGVERVADRLATTRRPFTGVTPAELAPAIDAVDLDKPLGDTSAALDELENVYLRDAVYFHHPRYLGHLNCPVVIPAVLGEAVLSAVNSSLDTWDQSAGGTLIERKLIDWTTARIGLGPAADGVFTSGGTQSNLQALLLAREESGTADLGRLRIFASECSHFSVQKSATLLGLGRDAVVSVPVDRDKRMQSVVLAAELETCRAEGLIPMAIVATAGTTDFGSLDPLPEIAALAAEYGAWMHVDAAYGCGLLASRTRRNLLDGIERADSVTVDYHKSFFQPVSSSAVLVRDRHALRHATYHADYLNPRRSVEELIPNQVDKSLQTTRRFDALKLWMTLRVMGADGVGRLFDEVCDLAGAGWDLLRRDSRFEVVVEPRLSTLVYRYVPEAVTSPAEIDRANLHARKALFASGEAVVAGTKVDGRQYLKFTLLNPETTVADIAAVLDLIAGHAEQYLGENLVHAAS, encoded by the coding sequence ATGCGCTCGCACCTGCTCAACGACGCCACGGCGGAGAGCTATCGACGCTCCGTCACCGAGGGAGTCGAGCGGGTGGCGGACAGACTCGCCACGACGCGGCGCCCGTTCACGGGTGTCACCCCCGCCGAACTCGCCCCGGCGATCGACGCCGTCGACCTCGACAAGCCCCTGGGAGACACCTCCGCGGCTCTCGACGAACTGGAGAACGTCTACCTCCGCGACGCCGTCTACTTCCACCACCCCCGTTACCTGGGCCACCTCAACTGCCCGGTGGTGATCCCGGCCGTCCTCGGCGAGGCCGTCCTCTCGGCCGTCAACAGCTCGCTCGACACCTGGGACCAGAGCGCCGGCGGCACCCTCATCGAGCGGAAACTGATCGACTGGACCACCGCCCGCATCGGTCTCGGACCGGCCGCGGACGGCGTGTTCACCAGCGGCGGTACCCAGTCCAACCTCCAGGCCCTGCTGCTGGCCCGCGAGGAGTCCGGCACCGCGGACCTGGGCAGACTGCGGATCTTCGCCTCGGAGTGCAGCCACTTCAGCGTCCAGAAGTCCGCCACGCTCCTCGGACTCGGCCGGGACGCCGTCGTCTCCGTCCCCGTCGACCGCGACAAGCGCATGCAGTCGGTCGTCCTCGCCGCCGAACTGGAGACCTGCCGCGCCGAGGGACTGATCCCCATGGCGATCGTCGCCACCGCCGGCACCACGGACTTCGGTTCCCTCGATCCCCTGCCCGAGATCGCCGCCCTGGCCGCCGAGTACGGCGCCTGGATGCACGTGGACGCCGCCTACGGCTGCGGCCTACTCGCCTCGCGCACCCGCCGAAACCTCCTGGACGGCATCGAGCGCGCCGACTCGGTCACCGTCGACTACCACAAGTCCTTCTTCCAGCCGGTCAGTTCCTCCGCCGTCCTGGTCCGCGACCGCCACGCGCTACGGCACGCGACGTACCACGCGGACTATCTCAACCCCCGGCGCAGCGTCGAGGAACTGATCCCCAACCAGGTCGACAAGTCCCTCCAGACGACGCGCCGCTTCGACGCCCTGAAACTGTGGATGACCCTGCGCGTGATGGGCGCCGACGGCGTCGGCCGGCTCTTCGACGAGGTCTGCGACCTGGCCGGGGCCGGCTGGGACCTGCTCCGCCGCGACTCGCGCTTCGAGGTCGTCGTCGAGCCGCGGCTGTCGACCCTCGTCTACCGCTACGTCCCCGAGGCCGTGACCTCCCCCGCCGAGATCGACCGGGCCAACCTCCACGCCCGCAAGGCGCTGTTCGCCTCGGGCGAGGCCGTCGTCGCCGGAACGAAGGTCGACGGCCGCCAGTACCTGAAGTTCACCCTGCTCAACCCCGAGACGACCGTGGCCGACATCGCCGCCGTCCTCGATCTGATAGCCGGCCACGCCGAGCAGTACCTGGGAGAGAACCTTGTCCACGCAGCCTCTTGA
- a CDS encoding hydroxymethylglutaryl-CoA lyase, with amino-acid sequence MTTGLPLRVPAPGLPARVRIHEVGPRDGLQNEKSVVPTAVKAEFVRRLAAAGLGTVEATSFVHPRWVPQLADAEELFPLLAGVPARLPVLVPNERGLDRALALGAREIAVFASATESFARANLNRTVDEALSMFRPTVTRAIEHGVKVRGYLSMCFGDPWEGPVAVEQVVRVTRELADMGCDELSLGDTIGVATPGHVEALLGALAEAGVPASRLAVHFHDTYGQALSNTLAALRCGVTTVDASAGGLGGCPYAKSATGNLATEDLVWMLDGLGIETGVDLAALTATSVWMADRLGRPSPSRTVRALSHKES; translated from the coding sequence ATGACCACGGGCCTGCCCCTGCGCGTGCCCGCCCCCGGGCTGCCCGCCCGGGTCCGGATCCACGAGGTCGGACCCCGCGACGGGCTCCAGAACGAGAAGAGCGTCGTCCCGACCGCGGTCAAGGCCGAGTTCGTACGGCGTCTCGCGGCGGCCGGGCTCGGCACCGTCGAGGCGACCAGCTTCGTGCACCCCAGGTGGGTGCCCCAGCTGGCCGACGCCGAGGAGCTGTTCCCGCTGCTGGCCGGGGTGCCCGCCCGGCTGCCCGTCCTGGTGCCCAACGAGCGCGGCCTGGACCGCGCGCTGGCGCTCGGCGCCCGGGAGATCGCCGTCTTCGCCTCGGCCACCGAGTCCTTCGCCCGCGCCAATCTGAACCGGACCGTCGACGAGGCTCTGTCCATGTTCCGGCCGACCGTCACCCGGGCCATAGAGCACGGCGTGAAGGTGCGCGGATACCTCTCCATGTGTTTCGGCGACCCCTGGGAGGGGCCGGTCGCGGTCGAGCAGGTCGTCCGGGTCACCCGGGAGCTGGCCGACATGGGCTGTGACGAGCTGAGCCTCGGCGACACCATCGGCGTCGCCACCCCCGGGCACGTCGAGGCGCTGCTCGGCGCGCTCGCCGAGGCCGGCGTGCCCGCGTCCCGGCTGGCCGTGCACTTCCACGACACCTACGGCCAGGCACTCTCCAACACCCTCGCCGCGCTCCGGTGCGGCGTCACCACCGTCGACGCGTCCGCCGGCGGCCTCGGCGGCTGCCCGTACGCCAAGAGCGCCACCGGCAACCTCGCCACCGAGGACCTCGTGTGGATGCTCGACGGTCTCGGCATCGAGACCGGTGTCGACCTGGCCGCCCTCACCGCCACCAGCGTGTGGATGGCCGACCGACTGGGCCGACCCAGCCCTTCCCGTACCGTTCGCGCGCTCTCCCACAAGGAGTCCTAG
- a CDS encoding SACE_7040 family transcriptional regulator, translated as MTTTARTDAPTRREQILKEAARLFAERGFHGVGVDEIGAAVGISGPGLYRHFAGKDAMLAELLVGISERLLDGGRLRAGEATGDPRALLGALIDGHIDFALDDRPLITLHDRELDRLKDEDRKRVRQLQRQYVELWVAVVRELYPAAGESEARAAVHAVFGLLNSTPHLAALGRPSMEKLLRRLAHGAFGALAEA; from the coding sequence ATGACCACCACCGCCAGGACCGACGCCCCGACGCGCCGCGAGCAGATCCTCAAGGAGGCCGCCCGCCTCTTCGCCGAGCGCGGCTTCCACGGGGTGGGGGTGGACGAGATAGGGGCTGCCGTCGGGATCAGCGGCCCCGGGCTCTACCGGCACTTCGCGGGCAAGGACGCGATGCTGGCGGAGCTGCTCGTCGGGATCAGCGAGAGGCTGCTCGACGGCGGGCGGCTGCGGGCGGGCGAGGCCACCGGAGACCCGCGGGCGCTGCTCGGCGCGCTCATCGACGGCCACATCGACTTCGCGCTCGACGACAGGCCGTTGATCACCCTCCACGACCGGGAGCTGGACCGGCTGAAGGACGAGGACCGCAAGCGGGTTCGCCAGCTCCAGCGGCAGTACGTGGAGCTGTGGGTGGCGGTCGTGCGCGAGCTGTACCCGGCGGCGGGGGAGTCGGAGGCGCGGGCGGCGGTCCACGCGGTGTTCGGGCTGCTGAACTCGACCCCGCACCTCGCGGCGCTCGGCCGCCCGTCGATGGAGAAGCTCCTCAGACGCCTGGCGCACGGGGCCTTCGGAGCGCTGGCCGAGGCGTGA
- a CDS encoding lysine N(6)-hydroxylase/L-ornithine N(5)-oxygenase family protein — MSTQPLDLIGIGLGPFNLGLACLTEPIDELNGLFLESKPDFSWHSGMFLEGAHLQTPFMSDLVTMADPTSPYSFLNYLKEKGRLYSFYIRENFYPLRTEYDDYCRWAAGKLSSIRFSTTVTSVAHEESEDLYVVRTEGGETFRARRIVLGTGTPPHLPEACRGLGGDLIHNSAYLPNKAALQAKKSITLVGSGQSAAEIYYDLLSEIDVHGYRLNWITRSPRFFPLEYTKLTLEMTSPEYVDYFHALPEETRYRLESGQKSLFKGIDGALIDAVFDLLYQKNLVGPVPTRLLTNSALRSAAYDATDGTYTLGFHQEEQRKDFTVETEGLILATGYRYTVPAFLEPLRDRITWDGRGRFDVARNYAVDTTGRGVFLQNAGVHTHSVTSPDLGMGAYRNARIIAEMLGREHYPVEKTIAFQEFAV; from the coding sequence TTGTCCACGCAGCCTCTTGATCTCATCGGCATCGGGCTCGGTCCGTTCAATCTCGGGCTCGCCTGCCTGACGGAGCCCATCGACGAACTGAACGGCCTCTTCCTGGAGTCGAAGCCGGACTTCTCATGGCACTCGGGCATGTTCCTCGAAGGCGCCCACCTCCAGACCCCGTTCATGTCCGACCTGGTCACCATGGCCGACCCGACCTCGCCGTACTCCTTCCTCAACTACCTCAAGGAGAAGGGGCGGCTGTACTCCTTCTACATCCGCGAGAACTTCTACCCGCTGCGGACGGAGTACGACGACTACTGCCGCTGGGCGGCCGGAAAGCTCTCCTCCATACGCTTCTCGACCACGGTCACCTCCGTCGCCCACGAGGAGTCCGAGGACCTGTACGTGGTGCGCACCGAGGGCGGAGAAACGTTCCGGGCCCGTCGGATCGTGCTCGGCACGGGCACTCCGCCCCACCTTCCCGAAGCCTGCCGCGGCCTCGGCGGCGACCTGATCCACAACTCGGCCTACCTGCCGAACAAGGCGGCCCTCCAGGCCAAGAAGTCGATCACCCTGGTCGGCAGCGGCCAGAGCGCGGCCGAGATCTACTACGACCTCCTCTCCGAGATCGACGTCCACGGCTACCGGCTGAACTGGATCACCCGCTCCCCGCGCTTCTTCCCGCTGGAGTACACCAAGCTCACCCTGGAGATGACCTCGCCGGAGTACGTGGACTACTTCCACGCCCTGCCCGAGGAGACCCGCTACCGCCTGGAGAGCGGGCAGAAGAGCCTCTTCAAGGGCATCGACGGCGCCCTGATCGACGCCGTCTTCGACCTGCTGTACCAGAAGAACCTGGTGGGCCCGGTCCCCACCCGCCTGCTCACCAACTCCGCCCTCCGCTCCGCCGCGTACGACGCCACGGACGGCACGTACACCCTGGGCTTCCACCAGGAGGAGCAGCGGAAGGACTTCACCGTGGAGACCGAGGGCCTGATCCTCGCCACCGGCTACCGCTACACCGTCCCCGCCTTCCTGGAGCCGCTGCGCGACCGGATCACCTGGGACGGCCGGGGCCGCTTCGACGTGGCGCGCAACTACGCGGTCGACACGACCGGCCGGGGCGTCTTCCTGCAGAACGCCGGTGTGCACACCCACTCCGTCACCTCGCCCGACCTGGGCATGGGCGCGTACCGCAACGCCCGCATCATCGCGGAGATGCTGGGCCGCGAGCACTACCCCGTCGAGAAGACCATCGCGTTCCAGGAGTTCGCCGTATGA
- a CDS encoding phosphatase: MPILSRPALVEHLVRTRIAGDVATPRDNNLSHYRKLANGDRHYWLGLELGDRWADEQDVLAVMAERCGVIDDPAHRAGQDTIDPELTVDALDRMAARLRKAAAGKERVLFATGHPGALIDAHGRVAAALRAKGCDIVRIPGGLVADEGYVVQFADVAVFERGASLWHTHSPEPMNAVLDALGEDGRPDLVVADHGWAGRAAQRGVDSVGYADCNDPALFIGEAEGTMQVTVPLDDHVVDPRFYEPMTAYLLDAAGLTA, encoded by the coding sequence ATGCCGATACTCAGCCGCCCCGCCCTCGTCGAGCACCTCGTCCGGACCCGTATCGCGGGAGACGTCGCCACCCCGCGCGACAACAACCTCTCCCACTACCGCAAGCTCGCCAACGGCGACCGGCACTACTGGCTCGGCCTGGAACTCGGTGACCGGTGGGCCGACGAGCAGGACGTGCTCGCCGTGATGGCCGAGCGGTGCGGTGTGATCGATGATCCGGCCCATCGCGCCGGGCAGGACACCATCGACCCCGAACTGACCGTCGACGCCCTCGACCGGATGGCCGCCCGACTGCGCAAGGCCGCCGCCGGCAAGGAGCGGGTGCTCTTCGCGACCGGGCACCCCGGCGCCCTGATCGACGCCCACGGCCGGGTCGCCGCCGCCCTGCGGGCGAAGGGCTGCGACATCGTCCGCATCCCCGGTGGACTGGTCGCCGACGAGGGCTACGTCGTGCAGTTCGCCGACGTCGCCGTCTTCGAGCGCGGCGCCAGCCTCTGGCACACTCATTCCCCGGAGCCGATGAACGCCGTCCTGGACGCCCTCGGGGAGGACGGCCGGCCGGATCTCGTCGTGGCCGACCACGGGTGGGCGGGCCGCGCTGCGCAGCGCGGCGTCGACTCCGTCGGCTACGCCGACTGTAACGACCCGGCCCTGTTCATCGGCGAGGCCGAGGGCACGATGCAGGTGACGGTCCCGCTCGACGACCACGTCGTGGACCCGCGTTTCTACGAGCCGATGACGGCGTACCTGCTGGACGCGGCGGGGCTCACGGCCTGA
- a CDS encoding carboxyl transferase domain-containing protein yields the protein MQQAPVLTSAADPASPAWQANEAAHHELAATLRAKLAAVALGGGEKARARHTARGKLLPRDRVDTLLDPGSPFLELAPLAANGMYDDQAPAAGVIAGIGRVSGRECVIVANDATVKGGTYYPMTVKKHLRAQEVALENRLPCLYLVDSGGAFLPMQDEVFPDREHFGRIFYNQARMSGARIPQIAAVLGSCTAGGAYVPAMSDEAVIVRNQGTIFLGGPPLVKAATGEVVTAEELGGGEVHSRTSGVTDHLAEDDAHALRIVRNIVATLPGRGPLPWSVEPVEEPKVDPAGLYGAVPVDSRTPYDVREVIARITDGSRFQEFKAEYGQTLVTGFARIHGHPVGIVANNGILFSESAQKGAHFVELCDQRGIPLLFLQNISGFMVGRDYEAGGIAKHGAKMVTAVACTRVPKLTVVVGGSYGAGNYSMCGRAYSPRFLWMWPNAKISVMGGEQAASVLATVKRDQLEGRGESWATEDEEAFKDPIRAQYEQQGNAYYASARLWDDGVIDPMDTRQAVGLALTACANAPLAEPAFGVFRM from the coding sequence ATGCAGCAGGCACCTGTGCTGACGAGCGCGGCGGACCCCGCGTCGCCGGCCTGGCAGGCCAACGAGGCGGCCCATCACGAGCTGGCGGCGACCCTGCGCGCCAAGCTCGCCGCGGTCGCGCTCGGCGGCGGCGAGAAGGCCCGCGCCCGGCACACCGCGCGCGGCAAGCTGCTGCCGCGGGACCGGGTGGACACGCTTCTCGATCCGGGGTCGCCCTTCCTGGAGCTGGCCCCCCTCGCGGCGAACGGCATGTACGACGACCAGGCGCCCGCCGCCGGCGTGATCGCCGGCATCGGCCGGGTCTCGGGCCGCGAGTGCGTGATCGTCGCCAACGACGCGACCGTCAAGGGCGGCACCTACTACCCGATGACGGTGAAGAAGCACCTCCGGGCCCAGGAGGTGGCACTGGAGAATCGTCTCCCCTGCCTCTACCTCGTCGACTCGGGCGGTGCCTTCCTGCCCATGCAGGACGAGGTCTTCCCGGACCGCGAGCACTTCGGCCGGATCTTCTACAACCAGGCCCGGATGTCCGGTGCCCGCATCCCGCAGATCGCGGCGGTCCTCGGCTCGTGCACGGCCGGCGGGGCCTACGTGCCGGCGATGAGCGACGAGGCGGTGATCGTGCGGAACCAGGGCACGATCTTCCTGGGCGGACCGCCCCTGGTGAAGGCCGCCACCGGCGAGGTCGTGACGGCCGAGGAGCTGGGCGGCGGAGAGGTCCACTCCCGGACCTCCGGCGTCACCGACCATCTCGCCGAGGACGACGCCCACGCGCTGCGCATCGTCCGCAACATCGTCGCGACGCTCCCCGGACGCGGCCCGCTGCCCTGGTCGGTCGAGCCGGTCGAGGAGCCGAAGGTCGACCCGGCGGGGCTCTACGGAGCGGTGCCGGTGGATTCCCGCACCCCGTACGACGTGCGCGAGGTCATCGCGCGGATCACCGACGGCTCACGCTTCCAGGAGTTCAAGGCGGAGTACGGGCAGACGCTGGTCACCGGCTTCGCCCGGATCCACGGTCACCCGGTGGGGATCGTGGCCAACAACGGCATCCTGTTCTCCGAGTCCGCGCAGAAGGGCGCGCACTTCGTCGAGCTGTGCGACCAGCGCGGCATCCCGCTGCTGTTCCTCCAGAACATCTCCGGCTTCATGGTGGGCCGGGACTACGAGGCGGGCGGCATCGCCAAGCACGGCGCCAAGATGGTGACCGCCGTGGCGTGCACCCGGGTGCCGAAGCTGACGGTCGTCGTCGGCGGCTCCTACGGCGCGGGCAACTACTCGATGTGCGGCCGGGCGTACTCGCCCCGCTTCCTGTGGATGTGGCCCAACGCCAAGATCTCCGTCATGGGAGGCGAGCAGGCCGCGTCGGTGCTCGCGACGGTCAAGCGCGACCAGCTGGAGGGGCGCGGCGAGAGCTGGGCCACCGAGGACGAGGAAGCGTTCAAGGACCCGATCCGCGCGCAGTACGAGCAGCAGGGCAACGCCTACTACGCGAGCGCCCGGCTGTGGGACGACGGCGTCATCGACCCGATGGACACCCGGCAGGCGGTGGGCCTCGCGCTCACCGCGTGCGCCAACGCCCCGCTCGCCGAACCCGCCTTCGGCGTCTTCCGGATGTGA
- a CDS encoding acyl-CoA dehydrogenase family protein: MPLDHRLSEEHEELRRTVEEFAHDVVAPKIGDYYERHEFPYEIVREMGRMGLFGLPFPEEYGGMGGDYLALGIALEELARVDSSVAITLEAGVSLGAMPLHLFGTEEQKRAWLPRMCSGEILGAFGLTEPGAGSDAGGTRTTAVRDESTGEWVVNGSKCFITNSGTDITGLVTVTAVTGRKPDGRPLISSIIIPSGTPGFTVAAPYSKVGWNASDTRELSFDDVRVPAANLLGEEGRGYAQFLRILDEGRVAISALATGLAQGCVDESVKYAKERVSFGRPIGEYQAIQFKIADMEMRAHMARVGWRDAASRLVLGEPFKKEAALAKLYSSTVAVDNAREATQIHGGYGFMNEYPVARMWRDSKILEIGEGTSEVQRMLIARELGLPA, from the coding sequence ATGCCCCTCGACCACCGGCTCTCCGAAGAGCACGAGGAACTCCGCCGTACCGTCGAGGAGTTCGCCCACGACGTCGTCGCACCGAAGATCGGCGACTACTACGAGCGCCACGAGTTCCCGTACGAGATCGTCCGTGAGATGGGCCGCATGGGCCTGTTCGGCCTGCCCTTCCCCGAGGAGTACGGCGGCATGGGCGGCGACTACCTCGCGCTGGGCATCGCCCTGGAGGAGCTGGCCCGGGTCGACTCCTCCGTGGCCATCACCCTGGAGGCGGGGGTCTCGCTGGGCGCGATGCCCCTCCACCTCTTCGGCACCGAGGAGCAGAAGCGCGCGTGGCTCCCGCGGATGTGCTCGGGCGAGATCCTGGGCGCGTTCGGCCTGACCGAGCCGGGCGCCGGCTCGGACGCGGGCGGCACCCGCACCACGGCCGTGCGGGACGAGTCCACCGGCGAGTGGGTCGTCAACGGTTCGAAGTGCTTCATCACCAACTCCGGTACGGACATCACGGGTCTGGTCACGGTGACGGCGGTGACCGGCCGCAAGCCCGACGGCCGTCCGCTGATCTCCTCGATCATCATCCCGTCCGGCACGCCCGGCTTCACGGTGGCCGCCCCGTACTCCAAGGTCGGCTGGAACGCCTCCGACACCCGCGAGCTGTCCTTCGACGACGTGCGGGTCCCGGCGGCGAACCTGCTCGGCGAGGAGGGGCGCGGCTACGCGCAGTTCCTCCGCATCCTGGACGAGGGGCGGGTCGCGATCTCGGCGCTGGCGACCGGGCTGGCGCAGGGGTGTGTCGATGAGTCGGTGAAGTACGCGAAGGAGCGGGTGTCCTTCGGCCGGCCGATCGGCGAGTACCAGGCGATCCAGTTCAAGATCGCGGACATGGAGATGCGGGCGCACATGGCGCGCGTCGGCTGGCGTGACGCGGCCTCGCGGCTGGTGCTCGGCGAGCCGTTCAAGAAGGAGGCCGCGCTGGCGAAGCTGTACTCCTCCACGGTGGCGGTGGACAACGCGCGGGAGGCCACGCAGATCCACGGCGGCTACGGCTTCATGAACGAGTACCCGGTGGCCCGGATGTGGCGCGACTCCAAGATCCTGGAGATCGGCGAGGGCACCAGCGAGGTCCAGCGCATGCTGATCGCCCGCGAGTTGGGGCTGCCCGCCTGA
- a CDS encoding siderophore-interacting protein: MTTAETAPFRFFALQVDRTKRLGPSLVRITFTGEDLDAFASGGRDQSLSLFLPHPGQPEPVMPPLDTDDLYAVLGAWRAMPGDERAVMRSYTVREQRSRPGEFDIDFALHEDGGPACRWARQAAKGDRVVALGPAVPVNTGVRFRLPADADSVLIWADETALPAACAILEWLPADTRAQVYLEVPYTGDRMEPATEADATITWLVREEGAPSAVDAVRAAELPGAAPYVWIAGESGSVKELRRHLVQERRLDRRRVTFVGYWRKGLSEDALREAPDEAAEAA; the protein is encoded by the coding sequence ATGACGACCGCTGAGACCGCCCCCTTCCGCTTCTTCGCGCTCCAGGTCGACCGGACGAAGCGGCTCGGCCCGTCCCTGGTCAGGATCACCTTCACCGGGGAGGACCTCGACGCCTTCGCCTCGGGGGGCCGCGACCAGTCGCTGTCGCTCTTCCTCCCGCACCCCGGGCAGCCGGAACCGGTCATGCCGCCGCTGGACACGGACGATCTGTACGCGGTCCTCGGTGCCTGGCGCGCGATGCCCGGCGACGAGCGCGCCGTGATGCGTTCCTACACCGTCAGGGAGCAGCGCTCGCGTCCCGGCGAGTTCGACATCGACTTCGCCCTGCACGAGGACGGCGGCCCCGCGTGCCGCTGGGCCCGGCAGGCGGCGAAGGGCGACCGGGTGGTCGCCCTCGGCCCCGCCGTACCGGTCAACACCGGCGTCCGTTTCCGGCTGCCGGCCGACGCGGACTCGGTGCTGATCTGGGCGGACGAGACAGCCCTGCCGGCGGCCTGCGCGATCCTGGAATGGCTGCCCGCCGACACCCGCGCGCAGGTGTACCTCGAAGTGCCGTACACCGGGGACCGGATGGAGCCGGCGACCGAGGCCGACGCGACGATCACCTGGCTGGTACGCGAGGAGGGCGCCCCGTCCGCCGTGGATGCGGTGCGCGCGGCCGAACTGCCCGGCGCGGCACCGTACGTCTGGATCGCCGGCGAGTCGGGCTCGGTCAAGGAACTGCGCCGCCACCTCGTCCAGGAGCGGCGACTGGACCGCCGCCGGGTCACCTTCGTCGGCTACTGGCGCAAGGGGCTGTCCGAGGACGCCCTGCGGGAGGCGCCGGACGAGGCCGCGGAAGCCGCCTGA
- a CDS encoding ATP-binding protein: MFDTVLVANRGEIAVRVIRTLRAMGVRSVAVFSDADRDARHVREADTAVRLGPAPAADSYLSVERLLEAARRTGAQAVHPGYGFLAENAVFARACADAGLAFIGPPASAIALMGDKIRAKETVKAAGVPVVPGAADPELESAARELGAPVLLKPSAGGGGKGMRLVRDLSTLTDEIASARREARSSFGDDTLLVERWIDRPRHIEIQVLADAHGNVVHLGERECSLQRRHQKVVEEAPSVLLDEETRAAMGAAAVEAARSCGYVGAGTVEFIVPGVDPSSYYFMEMNTRLQVEHPVTELVTGVDLVEWQLRVAAGEPLGFGQSDVRLTGHAIEARICAEDPARGFLPSGGTVLSLREPRGDGVRTDSGLSEGTEVSSLYDPMLSKVIVHAPDRATALRRLRAALADTVTLGVPTNAGFLRRLLAHPDVVAGDLDTGLVEREADGLVPEGVPEEVYAAAALLRQFAPESGDASGWTDPFDAADGWRLGGRPAWTPRPFRVPGREPSTVRVRGTAAEAELVLGDTAAGEAPARAGVGEISADRVSVRLDGLTHHFHRAGSAEGVWLGRDGDAWHVLDHDPVASALSGAAHAGADTLSAPMPGTVTVVKVAVGDEVAAGQSLLVVEAMKMEHVISAPHAGTVTELDVTPGNTVAMDQVLAVVTPREES, from the coding sequence ATGTTCGACACAGTCCTGGTCGCCAACCGCGGCGAGATCGCGGTGCGGGTCATCCGCACGCTGCGCGCCATGGGCGTCCGTTCCGTCGCCGTCTTCAGCGACGCGGACCGTGACGCCCGGCACGTGCGGGAGGCCGACACGGCGGTCCGGCTGGGACCGGCGCCGGCGGCCGACAGCTACCTGTCCGTGGAGCGGCTGCTGGAGGCCGCCCGCCGTACCGGCGCGCAGGCGGTCCACCCCGGCTACGGCTTCCTCGCCGAGAACGCCGTCTTCGCGCGGGCCTGCGCGGACGCGGGGCTGGCCTTCATCGGCCCGCCGGCGTCCGCGATCGCCCTGATGGGCGACAAGATCCGGGCGAAGGAGACGGTGAAGGCGGCGGGCGTGCCCGTGGTGCCGGGCGCCGCCGACCCCGAACTGGAGTCCGCCGCGCGGGAGCTGGGCGCGCCGGTCCTGCTGAAGCCGTCCGCGGGCGGCGGCGGCAAGGGCATGCGTCTGGTGCGCGACCTGTCGACGCTGACGGACGAGATCGCGTCGGCGCGGCGCGAGGCGCGGTCCTCGTTCGGCGACGACACCCTGCTGGTGGAGCGGTGGATCGACCGCCCGCGCCACATCGAGATCCAGGTGCTCGCCGACGCGCACGGGAACGTGGTGCACCTCGGGGAGCGCGAGTGCTCGCTCCAGCGGCGCCACCAGAAGGTCGTCGAGGAGGCGCCGAGTGTGCTGCTCGACGAGGAGACCCGGGCCGCGATGGGCGCGGCGGCCGTGGAGGCGGCCCGCTCCTGCGGGTATGTCGGCGCGGGCACGGTCGAGTTCATCGTGCCGGGCGTGGACCCCTCCTCGTACTACTTCATGGAGATGAACACCCGCCTCCAGGTGGAGCACCCGGTGACCGAGCTGGTGACCGGCGTCGACCTGGTGGAGTGGCAGCTGCGGGTGGCCGCGGGCGAGCCGCTGGGCTTCGGCCAGTCCGACGTGCGCCTGACAGGTCACGCGATCGAGGCGCGGATCTGTGCGGAGGACCCGGCGCGCGGCTTCCTGCCGTCCGGCGGGACGGTCCTGTCCCTGCGCGAGCCGCGGGGCGACGGGGTGCGGACGGACTCGGGCCTGAGCGAGGGCACGGAGGTCTCCAGCCTCTACGACCCGATGCTCTCGAAGGTCATCGTGCACGCGCCGGACCGGGCCACCGCGCTGCGCCGGCTGCGTGCGGCCCTGGCGGACACGGTGACGCTGGGCGTCCCCACCAACGCGGGGTTCCTGCGTCGGCTGCTCGCCCATCCGGACGTGGTGGCCGGCGACCTGGACACGGGTCTGGTGGAACGTGAGGCGGACGGGCTGGTACCCGAGGGCGTGCCGGAGGAGGTGTACGCGGCGGCGGCGCTGCTGCGCCAGTTCGCGCCGGAGTCCGGTGACGCCTCGGGCTGGACGGACCCCTTCGACGCCGCCGACGGCTGGCGGCTCGGCGGCCGGCCGGCCTGGACTCCACGGCCCTTCCGCGTCCCGGGCCGGGAACCGTCGACGGTGCGGGTGCGGGGGACGGCGGCGGAGGCCGAGCTCGTCCTCGGCGACACCGCGGCCGGGGAGGCCCCGGCGCGGGCCGGGGTCGGGGAGATCTCGGCGGACCGTGTCTCCGTCCGGCTGGACGGGCTGACCCACCACTTCCACCGCGCCGGCTCCGCCGAGGGGGTCTGGCTCGGCCGCGACGGGGACGCCTGGCACGTGCTCGACCACGATCCGGTGGCCAGCGCCCTGTCCGGTGCCGCGCACGCCGGCGCGGACACGCTCTCCGCGCCCATGCCCGGCACGGTCACCGTCGTCAAGGTGGCCGTCGGGGACGAGGTGGCGGCGGGACAGAGTCTGCTGGTCGTCGAGGCGATGAAGATGGAGCACGTCATCTCCGCCCCGCACGCGGGCACCGTCACCGAGCTGGACGTCACACCCGGCAACACCGTCGCCATGGACCAGGTGCTCGCCGTGGTGACCCCCAGGGAGGAATCATGA